GGAAATATTACAACTGCCGCCTAGTGGTAAACAAGGTCCGGATATAGTGGTGTGGAAGCCTTCCTCTAATGGCACTTTTTCAACCAGCACAGCATGAGAGGTGGTGAGAAAAAAAGGTCAGGAATTACCACGGCATGATTGGTTCTGGTATCAACTGTTACCTAAAcgtatttcaatatgtttgtggAAAATTTGGTTTGACTATTTGCCAGTGGATGCTCAAGTTCAAAGCAAAGGTGTGTCTCTTGCCTCTCCGTGTGACTGTTCATAGAAAACAATGACTATATGTTTTCTATGGGGGTCGTGGCTCTAGACGTCTGGTCCTATGCTAGTATTGCACTGGGTATTTTGTGTAGGTGCAGTTTACCATGGAAGATTAGAGTAGCTACCTGGTTTGATTATGCTAAGAAATCTTCTTTCAAATGTACTCTAGTTGGCTCAATTCCTTGTCTAATTACGTGGTGCCTATGGAAGAGAAGATGCAAGGCTAGAATGGATGGAAAGTATGACACGGTTGTGACTGTTTGGAGAAGAGTTTGGGTTTGGATTAAGTTACTAGTTAATAACATTCGCTCGTTAAGTAACTTACCCATGCATGATTTGATCTTTGAAGAATTTAATTTGGAGAGTCGAAGAACTTCTATGAGAACTAGAAAAATTGTTAAATGGTCTAGACCTCCTATGGGATGGGTGAAGCTTAATTGCAACAGGAGTTGTCGAGGTAATCTCGGAAATTCGTGAGGGGGCAGTATTATTAGAGATTGGAATGGTATGGTAAAAGGGGTATCTTCAGCCTCTGATGGTGTAGGTACGAATAATGGTGCAGAAGCGAAAGAAAGTTTGGATGGTATTTGATTGTGTAAATGGCTCCATATGGTCAATATGATTATCAAAAGTGATTCTCAAATTGTTGTAGATTGGATTCGCAACAAAAGATGTACCTTATGGtatatttgagatttttgaGAGGTTTTGCGAAAGGAACTTGAGGGGATAAATTTTGTGGTGGTTCATCAATTTTGGGAAGGTAATAATGCGGTGGATTTTTTTGCTAGAGAATGGGAAATGGGTATGAATGTCACGTATAATGGTAATCAAGATCTTCCCCGGTTTTTAAAAGGTATTGTGCAGCTAGATTATTTAGGCCTTCCCTATTTCCGTCATTagctttgctttttcttttccttttttggatTCTTTCTAGGCCTATTtagaatttctatttttttggccTTGGTTTATTTAGgcttgtttattattattattttttataggtcTTTTTTAGGCCTGTTAGATTTATTTGTGGTCTTcttataggcttgtttagtttttttgtctctttgttttatttgtttcggTTTTGGTTGGTTTGTATTTGggaggttttttattttataatctgtAAACTCCCTGATGCTTAGCTTATAATCACGGTATTCCTCCATCATAAGTGAGGGGTATATTAATAAACTTGAGATGAGGCTACTAGACATGTGGCTACCGGCTCttcgataaaataaataaataagaagttACCTGAAaaattgtgtaatttatttctttaaaggTTGATTTTAAAATGAAGTACTTGAAATGGATAGATGGAGAAATTTAAGAGATGAGAAGgttgaaaatataaaagatactTTTATATGCTCAACTAATTATCATAAAATTGATTTCATACTGTTATAGGTATAATCATTGTTTCAAACGTCTCAGGATCGTACATCACAGATCATGCCATCTACTCTCCTTAATTGATTTGGTTAAACCTTAACCTTAGGATCAGAATATTTCACcacattttctaattatttggtATCTATGACAATCTATTCTATTGACACTAAGTCAGCGGGAAGTATTTCTCTTAGACAACTCGActcatttatcactattttatAACTCAATACCATATCTTTACTTAATACCAAGTCATTTTTTCATCCAGGCTATAGGATCGCGACCGCCCTCTTGTGGCTTAAACACGTGATATGGTGCCTTCTGGTACCAATTGTCACAAGCCTAGTCATTGATCGACAAATTTTAGAACATTGGATTTTCACTTGTTCAAATTAATAACAATGTAacatatttatacatttatgtattcaatttttttgtaaaaaaaaaaagatctcaaGATAAAAATGTTTACTAGTACGACCTTAGGGTGTAAATACGCGCTCAAGAAGCATGAAACTGCATGCACAAGGGAAAGTAGTATCGTTTCCTCCCAAGAAGATATGATAAACAAGTAACACAAAAAAGAGGGAATTGATAGTACAAAAGGTCTTATCTAAAACTGGAAAAGTAGCTTTCCCACTATCTAATGTTGGCCTAAAGTCGGTACATGAGTCTGGTAATTGAAGGCAAATATGCTATTCAAATCACTCATGGCAAGGCAAACATGGGATTCAGTAGTTGGCCGCTGTTTGCCACTTAAGGTCTTTATTGGGGCCCTCCTTCTTTATGTCAATTTATTTGTATACTTCCACACGACAGTCTAGTACCCTCAAACTTTCCCAATCTTCCTTGTTCTTGTTGTCTTCTCTTCAAGAATTTCTTGGAGACTGATTGCTTCTCTTCCGGCCGAAAAGGAATAGCTAGAAATTgtcaaagagaaaaagagaaaagaaaaagcggATCTACTTTTGTGCTTCGACTAATTTATGGTGGGGAGAGGCTGGTCTTGAAATGATTTAGATAAAATCACACATTGAAACTATTTTTTGAGTCCACACAAGAGAATAAAACAATCCACAAAAGAGAACCAATCTGCAGTCTCCACGTTATTCCAGCAGAGTTCTTTATTTTTAAGGCAATTTTTTTAGGAAATCCGATCTAGAAGCCGCGGCGGGGGTTGGGGGGTGTGTGGTTTGGCTGAACTCCGAACCATAGACTCAATAGTCCTTGAGGACCATGGGTGGTGTCACTCGGCCAGACGGCCATTGGCTTGTTCTCGAGTCTGATCTGCATGCACATGCACCTCCTCCCATTTTCTTGCTTATCTTTGAGAAACACCATATCTATAGAACACTCTTCGAAATCTCCAGATTGGCATAGCATAAGGCATTTATgacaatcttttctttttcttttatgttaaggaaacaaaaaaatgaaacgcACATGCATGATGTATGCTTGATTAGGCATGTTCGTCACGAGTACTTCTTAAAAGTGCTcctttaatattttaaagatgGTTCTCAAAAAGAGAATTCCCAAACACACGCCCAGATATTTTAAAGCTTAGTTGTTATTTTATTCTGGTTTTCAATattctttttcacttttgatGAATGTCTTGGTTACATCCAAATTAAccgttttttaatttttagtttcaatatatatatatttctgatGTTATAATTACTCTCTAAACTGTAATTACTCTGGATATGGCATGATGCCATAATAAGATCGATTAaacaatcaaatcaaaattagtGGTTAGTAAAATGCCTACTTAAGTAATCCACAGAGAGGCTAATGGATTATGATGTGGCCATTACTCTTTACGACTGAATTATGTCATTTCCATCAAATTGCTAGCCAGATTAAGTagcaattatttattttctagttCCAATATTTGGGTTCTGTAGCTAAACAGATACGCACTTAAAGACTTTCTTTGATTATTTTACCGTCAAAAGAAAGGCTTAATTACTTGGTGATATTTAATACAATACCCGGTTTCAAACCGAGCCATTTTTCCCAGGAAAGTTTCACCTGGAAACTATGTTAATGATAGAAGCACGTATACACATATGTACCGCATGACATAATTTTTTCTCAAACTCTTTGTAAATAGCTCACGTCTGTTGTCAAGTTCAAATGCATATAACTATGCCCATTGCACGATTTGTCACTTGCATTTCACAAACAGAtgagagggaaagaaataaGCAAGCAATCCAAAATTAGAGATACAATGCCATGGAATTATTTTATTACGTGAAGCACAAGTGCAAACACCTTCAAACAACAACAatgaagtaaaaagaaaaagaagcaacACAAACTCCCAAGCATAAAGCAAAAGAAACTAGGACATAATATCAAAACACAGGTATGCATGaatgagaagaaataaaaagagaaggCCAGGAACCACATATATATGTTCATGGCTACACATTCGTGCTTTAATTCCAAGCCTAAACTTCACAACGTACAGACCAGCAACGGTTGCGTTGAACATGTATGAATCATGGTTTCCATGCTGAAGCCCAAACTAAAGGTTCCTCCTTCCATGTCAAGTGAATTCCTGATTCACGATCTCCTTGCGGTAGCAGAAGCCCCCACCCTGCCCTGTACCTCTTTAGCAACGACTTAACATCATCCATAACATCATCAGTAAACCCAACTGGTGAAAATGCTTCCTTTAGTCTCTCAGACCATTGGCTccctctctcccttctctcaCTATCTCCTTCAGTGCCATTTCCATCATCACAAGCCAAAACCCTAACTATGTTCCTTGAGCACTCCCTCTCCAAAGTTAATCTGTCATTACTAGTTGGGAAAAAGCTCTCCTCTAGCATCTCAAAGTACAATGTGTAGAACTTTAGACACTCTTCAAAGCACTTGACAAAGTCATCTCTTGAGCTTGAAAAGTCAGCTTCTTCCTCAACAACGGTGACAACTCGAGGCCTCAGGGATTGAAACATCCGAATGATAGCTCCCCTCTCCTCCACTTCCACTTTTCGCAGGGCCCCTATACAATTCACCGCAATAGCCTCATCCTCTTGAACACCTAGTCCTTCTTTTGTGAGCTCTCCCAAATGATATAGTCCACTTATTACATTAAACTCAAAGGGTACTCCCATTAACCTTGCAAACTTTTGCATTCTTTGGCCTACTTCGTTCATGACAACTGACCTCACTGTGCTAGCCGTATCCACAACAGTGAGCTTTAGATGCGGGGTTTCATCGTTTCTTGTCGCCAAAGCTTCTAGCAAAATAGGCCATTGAGTGCAAAGGGTGTTGCTTATATCGATTATGTGAAGTTTCGTTTCCCCCTCAAAGGCCTCCAAAATGGCACCATTTGAAGCTACATGACCAAAAGTCATCCACGGGCTTACCTCCTGAAACTTGAGTATCAACTTCCGAGCTGAATCAAAGGAGTGTCTCTTTTCAGCCACTGCAGCTAAGGTTTCGTAGCATCGTTGGCCGGAATCCGTGGCCTTACAGAATAGAGCTTGCAAGAAATAAGATGCTAATTTCTGATCACAATCTCCATAGGGAGACGCAAGCTCATTTAATCTCCATAGGAGAAGATGGATTTTGCCAGAATCATTCTCGGATATCGCTCTTGCACACTCCAATAGGAGCCTTGGGGCCCATTTTCCGGATGCACTAGGAAGCTCAATGGAGTCTGATGATATGCTTGTTGATGTATGGCTGTTCTGGGGCTGATTGATGCTTTGCATTTCCATGGCTTCCTTGACATTTCTCTGCTGGTTGGAGTTGAAGAGCGGTGCTTCTTTTGGAGTGAAAAGAGCCGTGTCCATGAGTTAATGGAGTCCCTCGACTCAGGCACAATTGCAAAGCTTAGTTCTGTTTAAGTACTACTTGAGATATATGGCCAGTACAACACGGTGACGCAGAAAGCcatgtattataaaataaatatatttgaagtcATTTTCACTCTAGTCTATTAAAATATAGCTTTGTATCAATAATAAATTAAGGATACAGTTACGAACAAAAGCATGATGGCTCATTGGGTTTTACACGTCGGCTGTTTTTATtgctttttaatttgaataaactATGCATGGAAGAACACAAAAATTGTAAGTACTTGGGATTACGAAAATTTTATGATTGTAAACATATTAAAGAACCCCAAGTGTTGTGGTAAATTAGAACTTACGTGCAACGACGGCACAGCCTTATTTGATTATacaattaagatgagataaaataaaatattttattaaaaattaaataaaatattattataatataatttgttaatattaattttattttagaatttgaaaaagatgaattgtttattatattttgtataaaaatttagaaaaattataataattagataaaatgagatgagatgagatagtttaataTTTGGTAACCGAACTAggcaaattataaaaatgtaattttcGGACTGCATTATTGGTCAACGATAGTTGGAGTTCACTGAAATTGAACCGATCCAAGGAATTAGAGAGGAACTAGCTACGGTTAACAGGTCTAGCATTAGTCTACTTATAATTAGTAGGTTAAGCTTGGAGAATAATTAATCAGATAATTGTACGTAGCATGGAATTGCATGTGCTCCATCTAATATACAcgcatatataaaaatatatatatatatatataaagaaattaaaaaattgtgatGTAGGAGGTTTGGCATGGAATAAAACATCTATTccataaataaaagatatatatgtatatggaaTCTCCATTATTTAAATAGCACGGGATCAAgctaaagaaaaaacaacaaacaacatattttcTCAGTTACATCAAACAAGGAGATGATGATAAAGGGGCTATAGTAGTTGAAATGGACAGATTTTTGGGACTTGCATTGCTGTGTGCGTGTTCAGATTACACCAAAACTAAATTTGTCAactttactatttataatatttgagCTACAGCAGAAATTCTACCatatgaattaattattattgttgCTTTATATACACATTAATTATTGCAGTTATGATTGTctctcatattatatattattagcaCTGTGGATGTCACGTATGCAAAAAAGAAGAATACTGACATAGATGTAGCTACTTTGCGCAAGCGACTAGCAATAATTTTTGAACTTTACAGCTAAagatttctatattatatataaacaaaaacaactaCCAGCAAATTACATAAAAGTTTTTCTATTTGCAAGTCggtatatataatacactaatCATACGTATcacttaaatgataatatttgatttgtaaaattcaaatttataacttttcttccaaatttctaGTAGCTCAAGAGCAGATTTCAAGTTTGTTCAATTGTGCACATTAATAGATAAGCCAATGAACCTGCACACAAACTAGTAAGGTTTTCTAGAAATGTTATTGACACAAATGTATGGTGAGATTGTTCCTAGATGTGTTCAACAAGTCCTATGGACTGATTTACACTTGTAATGCTGTTTGGTAGTTAATGAGAAGTATTttcctataatatatatatatatataaaccatgcAATATAACACGTACACTCACACCAgtttgtaaatagaatttttaaaattaaaaaataagacaaaaaagATAAATGGTATATTATTCCCCGTTTCACTTATCTCTATGCTCGTTAGCAACCCTAAATAAGAGTTAATGATAAAATTAGTTCATTGACAAATAAATCAGTGTTAAAAGCATGAGCAATCAAAGTGTTACATTAGATCATGTATAATTCCCAAGGGATTAGAAAGCAAGTTCAGAATAGAAAACTAAAGCAAGTTTTGAAAAAGGATGTTCTCTTCTCAATCGGGTGACAAACATTTGACAAGACACAATCACACATTACAAATGAATCATTGGCTATAGctcatatcaaatttttaacATCAATATAACTAATGAGGGGTGACATGCAGAATACGtcaaaacttttaacaaaatgCGTACACTCCCTCCCACATTATAACTGAACCATTGGCTCTCGCTCATATCAAATATTAGGAAATAGGGAACGATCCttagttttctcttctttttaaactatttataagtttttccttctttggatatattttttctagggagataattaattgttggaaaatgataaacacacAATTAGTACAACTCTTTTATAACATCCCTTTTTACGACAGCTGCCACTGCTGCTGTCCTGCTCTGCCCCATCAGATGCCACGACAATAAGCCTGTTTGACACTCACCTCATGTTTTATTTTACAATGCATTGAGATCTAGCTAACCACTTTTTCCTGCATGCGCAACGGCATATGCAATCATACAATCATAGTTTTGTCTTGATTCAAGAGGAACACTTCAAGTTAGCGTGCTTAATCATCTGAATTGCCCTTCTGCTGATAGGCTCCAAGGTGGACCTAGTCATAATGGTCCGttgcaagttccaaatgggCCAATCACAAGATCGAAAGctaagaaaaacaagaaaacaatgaaaagattgATGCAATCCACTTGTATAACAggccactagaaattcaatggtggaatttctatagattttTGGAATTtcatgaaaaccccataagttttcacgaatcgaccaaTCAcacaggttttagtctgtcaacatagtcagtgttatcacttacTATGGTGATAGAATtgcgattttatttgtttgaagtagttagaagtgtcagaatatgttatggtctgagccactagactcaattgattatttaggattttacggtgcaataactcattttcataatttcggacgaaatgcctgtttgaaactgtgaaatcttttttaggggcacttcgaggttgagttttggtaaacgatttttactgtaatttaatatgaatatttctaattttcaatactaattttattatgctttttttttagtgaatagtaacctcataAGCGTACTAactgcagtgttttcaaaatcacagtgtgaaatgttcaaattaggttagagaagttttatttggacacttggcaagatcttagccacacatagtgaatagtattagacacttggcacaaagaggaaccattagaaggatttgtgaaggaaatcaaagtgtgagatcatgccacctaaacaaaactttttttttatctgatcaaccaaattgagccagatcaaatagggtttcaaccctagtgaaaaccctaaatggttggaattcaattgaaacccaaaaagtttggttgaaaccaaaaccctaaacggtttctccaaaccctaaagttggccttcaaacccttttttatccaatttctagcattgtgtttaatcacttgattaaatcacctccacatgctattaatttctcaaattcttgttatgacatgattatccaaccttttaaatcttgaaaatttgattggatcaagaaaaattagatttgagcttgatagcatctcaaacctaaaccaaaccccctttaaaccccaaattgaagcccacttggttgaggtccaccaaggcccatgaatttggccacctttgTAACAActtgctagaaattcaattgtgaaatttctattaactttaggaaccttgtgaagaccccataagttttcacgaatccattaatcgtataggtttttgtctaactacatagttagtgttattatttactatggtatcagaagtgtgtttttgattattggagatagttagaaatgtcaaaatgtattatggtttgtgccattagactcgaagggttatttaagatcttatggcgcaataacactttttcatattttcagacgaaacgtctgttcaaaactgtagatattattagataaaaatatcttgagctaaattttgtggatattttcgataaaaatatcttaaactaattttgtggatattattggataaaaatattttaagctaatttcgtggatattattgggtaaaaatatcttgagttgatttttgtagatattattaggtaagagagtcctacactccactctcactccgggtaagagagtcctacacttaacgctcacttcgggtaagagagtccaacacttaactctcactccagcctcatctcttccatatctcattcaTAAGTATTTCTAGCCACCCCTCCCTACGAAATTAtattcatttacactttccattgaaagaataccaaacactctctctcggacagcttttaggagttctattgcacacccattttgaagcttttgtaagtattttatcataaagtctccttcatataagttgttccttttgtagtctagtttacgtggatatcttatttgtcccatttaaagatcatttggttagttaaatattgtgtaaactatagaaag
This genomic interval from Carya illinoinensis cultivar Pawnee chromosome 2, C.illinoinensisPawnee_v1, whole genome shotgun sequence contains the following:
- the LOC122300145 gene encoding protein SHORT-ROOT-like; translated protein: MDTALFTPKEAPLFNSNQQRNVKEAMEMQSINQPQNSHTSTSISSDSIELPSASGKWAPRLLLECARAISENDSGKIHLLLWRLNELASPYGDCDQKLASYFLQALFCKATDSGQRCYETLAAVAEKRHSFDSARKLILKFQEVSPWMTFGHVASNGAILEAFEGETKLHIIDISNTLCTQWPILLEALATRNDETPHLKLTVVDTASTVRSVVMNEVGQRMQKFARLMGVPFEFNVISGLYHLGELTKEGLGVQEDEAIAVNCIGALRKVEVEERGAIIRMFQSLRPRVVTVVEEEADFSSSRDDFVKCFEECLKFYTLYFEMLEESFFPTSNDRLTLERECSRNIVRVLACDDGNGTEGDSERRERGSQWSERLKEAFSPVGFTDDVMDDVKSLLKRYRAGWGLLLPQGDRESGIHLTWKEEPLVWASAWKP